A window of Vigna unguiculata cultivar IT97K-499-35 chromosome 4, ASM411807v1, whole genome shotgun sequence contains these coding sequences:
- the LOC114182589 gene encoding uncharacterized protein LOC114182589, which translates to MMNILFFFMCLCLVISHYVHGIQDTLKEDLEFEATPNLINKTPIKSIYTDFEEIIDCIDIYKQPAFNHPLLKNHKLQIKPNFKNLIEKTFVNNSQIGSTFGFDKEECPRGTIPIQRAKYNLSEEKILNDILVKDIPGVHVAEISMLQRYAPFYKVSGISSIYNPKVEKGQISMSHIWVENGPVESSNRITVGWHVLPKIYGDSRTHFYISWTSDNFKKTGCYNTACRGFVQVDTKNFPGGYFPQTSIYGGPTYEVYLAITQDPKTKNWWISAGNVSIGYYPARLFSNLGSASIVGWGGRTKANVGGLSPPMGSGHIPDGNKDHASYFRSPRIQLASRHDYTPEYIMTKGFSDNTKCYGVSKDYEVEYEGVLEFGGPGGKCGI; encoded by the exons ATGatgaatatattattcttttttatgtgCTTGTGTTTAGTGATCAGTCATTATGTTCATGGTATTCAAGATACCTTGAAGGAAGATTTGGAGTTTGAGGCAACACCAAACCTCATTAATAAGACTCCAATCAAATCTATTTAT acagactttgaagaaattattgATTGCATTGACATTTACAAACAACCAGCCTTCAACCACCCTTTactaaaaaatcataaattgcag ATAAAACccaactttaaaaatttaattgaaaaaacatTTGTGAATAATTCACAAATTGGATCCACGTTTGGGTTTGATAAGGAAGAATGTCCACGAGGAACAATTCCTATACAAAGAGCGAAATATAATCTCtctgaagaaaaaatattaaatgatatattGGTTAAAGACATTCCAGGTGTTCAT GTCGCAGAAATATCTATGCTACAGAGGTATGCTCCTTTTTATAAAGTTAGTGGAATAAGTAGCATTTATAATCCAAAAGTTGAGAAAGGTCAAATCTCTATGAGTCATATATGGGTTGAGAATGGACCTGTTGAATCTTCCAACAGAATAACTGTGGGGTGGCAT GTACTTCCAAAAATATATGGTGATTCAAGAACCCACTTTTATATATCATGGACG tcAGATAATTTCAAGAAGACTGGATGCTACAATACTGCATGTCGAGGTTTTGTTCAAGTTGACACTAAGAATTTTCCAGGTGGATATTTTCCTCAAACATCTATCTATGGTGGACCAACTTATGAGGTTTACTTGGCTATTACTCAG GATCCAAAGACAAAAAATTGGTGGATAAGTGCAGGAAATGTAAGCATTGGATATTATCCAGCAAGACTATTCTCGAACTTAGGGTCGGCATCCATTGTAGGATGGGGTGGGAGAACGAAAGCTAATGTTGGTGGTCTTAGTCCTCCAATGGGATCTGGGCACATTCCTGATGGGAACAAGGACCATGCATCTTATTTTAGATCTCCCAGGATTCAACTTGCATCAAGACATGATTATACACCTGAGTATATTATGACCAAAGGCTTCTCTGACAACACTAAATGTTATGGTGTTTCTAAAGATTATGAGGTTGAATATGAAGGTGTTCTCGAGTTTGGAGGACCTGGAGGCAAATgtggaatttaa